A region of Natribaculum luteum DNA encodes the following proteins:
- a CDS encoding NusA-like transcription termination signal-binding factor, giving the protein MGVTLSDDARQYLALFEDVTGATGRDCVLENGRLLVVVAPGQMGEAIGPGGRHVTQFERQVDKSVRLIEAAETAAAFVANALAPAAVYNVTISENDDTIAYVEVADEDRGVAIGKDGLTIEAARTLAERHFGIDDVQLT; this is encoded by the coding sequence ATGGGCGTGACGCTCTCGGACGACGCCCGCCAGTATCTCGCGCTGTTCGAGGACGTGACGGGCGCGACCGGTCGCGACTGCGTCCTCGAGAACGGCCGGCTGCTCGTCGTCGTCGCGCCCGGACAGATGGGCGAGGCGATCGGCCCGGGGGGCAGACACGTAACGCAGTTCGAACGGCAGGTCGACAAGTCGGTGCGGCTGATCGAGGCCGCCGAGACGGCCGCGGCGTTCGTCGCGAACGCGCTCGCGCCCGCGGCGGTGTACAACGTCACGATCAGCGAGAACGACGATACCATCGCGTACGTCGAGGTCGCAGACGAGGACCGCGGCGTCGCCATCGGGAAAGACGGGCTGACGATCGAGGCTGCGCGGACGCTCGCCGAGCGTCACTTCGGGATCGACGACGTCCAGTTGACGTAG
- a CDS encoding DNA-directed RNA polymerase subunit A' gives MRNTTPKDIGSINFGLMEPEEYREMSATKIITADTYDDDGFPIDMGLMDPRLGVIDPGLECKTCGQHSGSCPGHFGHIELAAPVIHVGFTKLIRRLLRGTCRECSRLLLTEDEKEEFRHQIDQSRKLGRDVNDVTKAAIRQARKKDRCPHCGEIQYDIEHEKPTTYYEVQQVLTSEYSQRIAAAMQGGEDGERTTPDELAEETEIDLTRINEILSGSFRPRESQRKAIEKALDIDLTEEDTNKLMPSDIRDWFEAIPDEDIEALGIDAERSRPEWMILTVLPVPPVTARPSITLDNGQRSEDDLTHKLVDIIRINQRFMENREAGAPQLIIEDLWELLQYHVTTFMDNEISGTPPARHRSGRPLKTLSQRLKGKEGRFRGSLSGKRVNFSARTVISPDPTLSLNEVGVPDRVAKEMTQTMNVTERNVADARRYVSNGPEGHPGANYVRRPDGRRLKVTEKNCEELAKKIEPGWEVNRHLIDGDIVIFNRQPSLHRMSIMAHEVVVMPYKTFRLNTVVCPPYNADFDGDEMNMHALQNEEARAEARVLMRVQEQILSPRFGENIIGAIQDHISGTYLLTHDNPRFNETQALDLLRATRIDELPDPSGIDDEGEPFWTGRDVFSELLPDDLNLEFTGTVGDDVVIEDGQLLEGTIAEDEVGEFGGEIVDTITKVYGNTRARIFINEVSTLAMRAIMHFGFSIGIDDETIPEEAESRIDETIDDAYDRVEELIEAYQRGELESLPGRTIDETLEMKIMQTLSRARDNAGNIADEHFEDDNPAVVMANSGARGSMLNLTQMAGAVGQQAVRGERINRGYEDRTLSHYKPNDLSAKAHGFVENSYTSGLTPREFFFHAMGGREGLVDTAVRTSKSGYLQRRLINALTELETQYDGTVRDTSDTIVQFEFGEDGTSPVMVSSSEEGDVDVEQIADRILESEFESEAEKEEFLGSKPEPTNLSEYADSRRIVEDVEVTSDD, from the coding sequence ATGCGAAACACGACACCCAAAGACATCGGATCGATCAACTTCGGGCTGATGGAGCCCGAGGAGTATCGGGAGATGAGCGCGACGAAGATCATCACGGCCGACACCTACGACGACGACGGCTTCCCCATCGACATGGGGCTGATGGACCCCCGTCTCGGCGTCATCGACCCCGGCCTCGAGTGTAAGACCTGTGGTCAGCACTCGGGCTCGTGTCCCGGCCACTTCGGCCACATCGAACTCGCCGCGCCGGTCATCCACGTCGGCTTCACGAAGCTCATCCGGCGGCTGCTCCGGGGCACCTGCCGGGAGTGTTCCCGGCTGCTGTTGACCGAAGACGAGAAAGAGGAGTTCCGCCACCAGATCGACCAGTCGCGAAAGCTCGGCCGCGACGTAAACGACGTCACGAAGGCGGCGATCCGACAGGCACGAAAGAAAGATCGCTGTCCCCACTGCGGCGAGATCCAGTACGACATCGAACACGAGAAGCCCACCACCTACTACGAGGTCCAGCAGGTGCTGACCAGCGAGTACTCCCAGCGCATCGCTGCGGCGATGCAGGGTGGTGAGGACGGCGAGCGGACGACGCCGGACGAACTGGCCGAGGAGACGGAGATCGACCTCACTCGCATCAACGAGATCCTCTCCGGCTCGTTCCGCCCGCGTGAGAGCCAGCGGAAAGCGATCGAGAAGGCACTCGACATCGACCTCACCGAGGAGGACACGAACAAGCTGATGCCCTCGGACATTCGCGACTGGTTCGAGGCGATCCCAGACGAGGACATCGAGGCGCTGGGGATCGACGCCGAGCGCTCCCGTCCGGAGTGGATGATCCTCACTGTCCTCCCAGTGCCGCCGGTGACGGCGCGGCCGTCGATCACGCTCGACAACGGCCAGCGCAGCGAGGACGACCTCACGCACAAACTCGTGGACATCATCCGGATCAACCAGCGCTTCATGGAGAACCGCGAGGCCGGCGCACCCCAGCTGATCATCGAGGACCTGTGGGAACTGCTCCAGTACCACGTCACGACGTTCATGGACAACGAGATCAGCGGCACGCCGCCGGCACGCCACCGTTCCGGTCGCCCGCTCAAGACGCTCAGCCAGCGACTGAAGGGCAAGGAGGGTCGCTTCCGCGGCTCGCTGTCCGGAAAGCGCGTGAACTTCTCCGCCCGGACCGTCATCTCGCCGGACCCGACGCTCAGCCTGAACGAAGTCGGCGTCCCGGATCGGGTCGCAAAGGAGATGACCCAGACGATGAACGTCACCGAACGAAACGTTGCCGACGCCCGGCGGTACGTCTCCAACGGACCGGAGGGCCACCCGGGCGCGAACTACGTCCGACGGCCGGACGGCCGTCGCCTGAAGGTGACAGAGAAGAACTGCGAGGAACTCGCGAAGAAGATCGAACCCGGCTGGGAGGTCAACCGACACCTCATCGACGGCGACATCGTCATCTTCAACCGACAGCCGTCACTCCACCGGATGTCGATCATGGCCCACGAGGTCGTGGTCATGCCGTACAAGACGTTCCGGCTCAACACCGTCGTCTGTCCGCCGTACAACGCCGACTTCGACGGCGACGAGATGAACATGCACGCCCTCCAGAACGAGGAGGCTCGTGCGGAAGCGCGCGTCCTGATGCGCGTCCAGGAACAGATCCTCTCGCCGCGGTTCGGTGAGAACATCATCGGCGCGATCCAGGACCACATCTCGGGAACCTACCTGCTTACCCACGACAACCCGCGGTTCAACGAGACGCAGGCGCTCGACCTCCTGCGGGCGACGCGGATCGACGAACTGCCCGACCCCAGCGGCATCGACGACGAGGGCGAGCCGTTCTGGACCGGTCGCGACGTCTTCTCCGAACTCCTTCCCGACGACCTGAACCTCGAGTTCACGGGCACCGTCGGCGACGACGTCGTCATCGAGGACGGCCAACTCCTCGAAGGAACCATCGCCGAAGACGAGGTCGGCGAGTTCGGCGGTGAGATCGTCGACACGATCACGAAAGTCTACGGCAACACCCGCGCCCGGATCTTCATCAACGAAGTCTCGACGCTCGCGATGCGGGCGATCATGCACTTCGGGTTCTCGATCGGCATCGACGACGAGACAATCCCGGAGGAAGCCGAATCCCGAATCGACGAGACGATCGACGACGCCTACGACCGCGTCGAGGAACTCATCGAGGCCTACCAGCGGGGCGAACTCGAGTCCCTGCCCGGCCGCACCATCGACGAGACCCTCGAGATGAAGATCATGCAGACGTTGTCCCGTGCTCGTGACAACGCGGGGAACATCGCCGACGAGCACTTCGAAGACGATAACCCGGCCGTCGTCATGGCAAACTCTGGTGCCCGTGGGTCGATGCTCAACCTGACCCAGATGGCCGGTGCCGTCGGCCAGCAGGCAGTTCGGGGCGAGCGAATCAACCGCGGCTACGAGGACCGGACCCTCAGCCACTACAAACCGAACGACCTCTCGGCGAAAGCTCACGGCTTCGTCGAGAACTCCTATACGAGCGGACTCACCCCACGGGAGTTCTTCTTCCACGCTATGGGTGGCCGCGAGGGGCTGGTCGACACCGCAGTGCGAACGTCGAAGTCCGGCTACCTCCAGCGCCGGCTGATCAACGCCCTCACCGAACTCGAAACCCAGTACGACGGCACCGTCCGGGACACCTCGGACACGATCGTCCAGTTCGAGTTCGGCGAAGACGGCACCTCGCCGGTGATGGTCTCCTCGAGCGAGGAGGGCGACGTCGACGTCGAACAGATCGCAGATCGGATCCTCGAGTCGGAGTTCGAATCCGAAGCCGAGAAAGAGGAGTTCCTCGGCTCGAAGCCGGAGCCGACGAACCTCTCGGAGTACGCAGATAGTCGTCGCATCGTCGAGGACGTGGAGGTGACCTCCGATGACTGA
- the rpoA2 gene encoding DNA-directed RNA polymerase subunit A'', translating into MTDVEYDVSDDVIAVVEDTELPRRLREKVYETVEERNATLEQADEIARAVENQYLQTRIDPLDPVGTVSAQSIGEPGTQLTMNTFHYAGVAEIDVTQGLPRLIELVDARKTPDTPMMTVYLEDEYASEREKAHEVVWKIEATQILALGDVSTNVADMRVQISLNKDTLEERMITAEEVAGIIEDNLGVDTVQQGTTVEFGPEEPSYRELLQLVEELRDITFKGIEEVSRVVIRREEMDDGSEEFVLYTEGSAFGDVLSIEGVDASRTTTNNIHEIHRNLGIEAAREAIIEETHNTLAEQGLDDVNVRHLMLVADMMTNRGEIESIGRHGISGSKDSVLARAAFEVTVNHLLNAAIHGEVDDLDGVTENVIVGKPIKLGTGDVDLRMGSTSGRQAD; encoded by the coding sequence ATGACTGACGTCGAGTACGACGTCAGCGACGACGTCATCGCCGTCGTCGAGGACACCGAACTCCCCCGCCGGCTCAGGGAGAAGGTCTACGAGACGGTCGAAGAGCGCAACGCGACCCTCGAGCAGGCCGACGAGATCGCCCGGGCGGTCGAGAACCAGTACCTCCAGACGCGGATCGATCCGCTCGACCCCGTCGGGACCGTCAGCGCACAGTCGATCGGCGAACCGGGGACGCAGCTGACGATGAACACGTTCCACTACGCGGGTGTTGCAGAGATCGACGTCACGCAGGGTCTGCCGCGGCTGATCGAACTGGTCGACGCCCGGAAGACCCCGGATACGCCGATGATGACGGTCTACCTCGAGGACGAGTACGCCAGCGAGCGCGAGAAAGCCCACGAGGTCGTCTGGAAGATCGAGGCCACGCAGATTCTCGCACTCGGTGACGTCTCGACGAACGTCGCCGACATGCGCGTCCAGATTTCGCTGAACAAAGACACCTTAGAAGAGCGGATGATCACGGCCGAGGAGGTCGCAGGCATCATCGAAGACAACCTCGGCGTGGATACCGTCCAGCAGGGGACGACCGTCGAGTTCGGTCCCGAAGAGCCGTCCTATCGCGAACTGCTACAGCTCGTCGAGGAGCTCCGGGACATCACGTTCAAGGGTATCGAGGAGGTCTCTCGCGTCGTCATCCGCCGAGAAGAGATGGACGACGGCAGCGAGGAGTTCGTCCTCTACACCGAGGGGTCGGCCTTCGGCGACGTGCTCTCGATCGAGGGCGTCGACGCCAGTCGGACGACGACGAACAACATCCACGAAATCCACCGCAACCTCGGGATCGAGGCCGCTCGCGAGGCGATCATCGAGGAGACCCACAACACGCTCGCAGAGCAGGGTCTCGACGACGTCAATGTCCGGCACCTGATGCTGGTCGCCGACATGATGACAAACCGCGGCGAGATCGAGTCGATCGGCCGCCACGGCATCTCCGGTTCGAAAGACTCCGTCCTGGCGCGGGCGGCGTTCGAGGTGACGGTCAACCACCTGCTCAACGCGGCTATCCACGGTGAGGTCGACGACCTGGACGGCGTTACCGAGAACGTCATCGTCGGCAAGCCGATCAAACTCGGTACCGGCGACGTCGACCTCCGGATGGGGTCGACCAGCGGGAGACAGGCCGACTGA